One genomic window of Fusarium fujikuroi IMI 58289 draft genome, chromosome FFUJ_chr01 includes the following:
- a CDS encoding ubiquitin-protein ligase RMD5-like protein, translating to MAEADNDHVSPFAPLMVELARMRNRTLKTVVDDVDKVIDLLTNAREKIAQEQDATRTGMAMMTLQNPVKARFERINVDLKDITKAQKSFGKALDKALPHRELPMETDAMADHPRLINRAIAMHLLREGQFSVASTFLKEATDHPPGRKAHTISQTDEDGDDDMESEDDLEDEMAGLHSEHLQNKFAEMYSILSQLKDHNLLPAINWAHANGVHLEARGSTLEFELIKLQYVWLFKGPSVNGLPDEPATNGLGGAINYARQNFPRFQNRHLLEIQQLSSAVVFAPNLAKSPYSHIFETDSAFEDVAMSFTREFCSLLGLSAESPLYIAVTAGSIALPRLIKYTTYMREKKTEWTTENELAFATPLPEFMIYHPIFVCPVSKEQTTQDNPPMMLSCGHVLCRESLNNIVKAARYKCPYCPTEGHLKDAIQIRL from the exons ATGGCGGAAGCTGATAACGATCATGTCTCGCCCTTTGCACCACTCATGGTTGAGCTGGCTCGTATGAGGAACAGAACACTCAAAACCGTGGTCGATGATGTAGATAAAGTCATTGACCTTCTTACTAATGCTCGTGAGAAGATTGCTCAAG AGCAAGACGCCACTCGAACTggcatggccatgatgacatTGCAAAATCCAGTCAAAGCCCGCTTCGAACGAATCAACGTAGACCTAAAGGATATCACCAAAGCGCAGAAGTCCTTTGGAAAGGCCCTTGACAAG GCTCTTCCTCACCGAGAACTCCCTATGGAGACTGATGCTATGGCGGACCACCCGCGACTCATCAACCGTGCGATAGCCATGCATCTTCTTCGCGAAGGTCAATTTTCTGTCGCCTCGACATTTCTCAAAGAAGCCACAGATCACCCTCCCGGCCGCAAAGCCCATACCATTTCACAAACAgacgaggatggcgatgatgatatggaaaGCGAGGATGACTTAGAAGATGAAATGGCAGGTCTACATTCAGAGCATTTACAAAACAAGTTTGCGGAAATGTATAGCATCCTTTCGCAGCTCAAGGACCATAATCTCCTACCCGCCATCAACTGGGCCCACGCAAACGGCGTCCATCTCGAGGCCAGGGGAAGCACACTCGAATTTGAGCTTATAAAGCTTCAATATGTCTGGCTGTTCAAAGGCCCATCTGTCAACGGTCTTCCTGACGAACCTGCAACTAATGGACTCGGCGGAGCGATTAACTATGCTCGCCAGAACTTCCCTCGTTTCCAGAACCGTCATTTGCTAGAGATACAACAACTCTCCAGCGCTGTGGTATTCGCCCCTAACCTGGCAAAATCGCCTTACAGCCATATATTCGAGACAGATTCAGCGTTCGAGGACGTAGCCATGTCGTTTACTCGCGAATTCTGCTCACTACTTGGCCTATCGGCGGAATCACCCCTCTATATCGCCGTCACAGCAGGCTCTATCGCTCTTCCACGCCTGATCAAGTATACAACTTATATgcgggagaagaagacagaaTGGACGACAGAGAACGAACTTGCCTTCGCAACACCCTTGCCCGAGTTTATGATTTATCATCCCATCTTTGTCTGCCCCGTCAGTAAAGAGCAGACGACTCAAGACAATCCTCCCATGATGCTCAGTTGCGGTCATGTTCTCTGCCGCGAGTCTCTGAACAACATAGTGAAAGCAGCACGGTACAAGTGTCCTTACTGCCCAACAGAAGGTCACCTTAAGGATGCCATTCAGATCAGACTATAA
- a CDS encoding related to SIN3 protein-binding protein STB2, with amino-acid sequence MAFRFPDPRLRVDDELSTGTTAKGSVARTATTSNSSTTRESPPNGIPPLEVSAYNEAADSQPLPSPRRKNLVFADPFAFRYLEEGSNVVVVERRGILRGYESYLVEQWACSRKPPTLLIVTYTGDEKHSVVVGVLSVPIDESLWPPRLRFYFDQLQDSHARPKETELGELMVTNLSNFPSALTVIMVPEGDIRKYRTSFIVNEDLKRLGCSGRSGMTLSDPTEATQLKFLQLYRTSDRVPVPQAVVELIKLCQVTLYMFDKLGHQYIDGLLCDKTEMAINNWWIEIGAEHYNFEPTDGILGPSTVAALLGMFMGARNRLHWYGAPVSKDVFDLENTKRGIGHFQKSQKLEKTRRLDRQTLLKLYTVSAKAAAGEIWGVQRAVKSTLTEVGGKRGELVMGMVSGKDKGGLADIETLDIGTFASLAYGERAKWLWHGKPRRSVAELPHHSPELSSAVPWKEEEANPNPKRVHSAPAENELDAKRLDETPDVYSGHPPGSAVSVADGSGDKEASRKNIFKGVAGKMNDARSGFGRIKDVVGGGLRGHTSRPSVSTRDDFLESGPRSSSQGLTPGITQPPAPTQGVGRAFTWNNKPQEYLAAMKRADAEGAAGFPQLSHFASTSTVDIKQPASAPVEAQKREQDGELFDIGVEVRKDVLSKAPSAVGSLVDEHDLQGPVLDAELNDDLSKRGLSRRHSIQLSQCPHMTVLNENRWPRRMSFGDAEEAVLQWEPLIDVSDVADGLANIEAFNDLAQHFNQCLEEMKHRIEPWVTEKISAVEALDERYAKDKDEMHALYYQLNEACQRIRITSHELLAEERSHLLEGLKEVEALVARLDYEINALLQKVVDVEDGIVTFERQVEDMEKRAEALKAELETEGWLHWMFRTVTGIGTGPDITRSPS; translated from the exons ATGGCTTTCAGATTTCCAGATCCTCGACTTCGAGTCGACGATGAACTCTCGACAGGCACCACCGCCAAGGGGTCTGTCGCCCGTACAGCGACCACCTCCAACTCTAGCACCACGCGAGAAAGTCCCCCCAACGGTATCCCTCCGTTAGAGGTTTCCGCATACAATGAAGCTGCGGATTCTCAACCTCTACCCTCGCCGAGGCGCAAAAATCTTGTCTTTGCCGATCCTTTCGCCTTTCG GTATCTCGAGGAAGGCAGCAacgttgtcgttgtcgagCGCCGTGGCATTTTACGCGGATACGAGTCGTACCTAGTCGAACAATGGGCGTGTTCTCGAAAACCACCAACACTCCTGATCGTCACTTATACTGGAGACGAAAAACACTCGGTCGTTGTAGGTGTGCTCTCTGTTCCAATAGACGAGAGTCTTTGGCCTCCAAGGCTACGCTTCTACTTTGATCAACTCCAGGATTCACATGCGCGGCCCAAGGAGACTGAGCTTGGAGAGCTTATGGTTACTAATCTGAGTAATTTCCCTTCGGCCCTTACCGTTATTATGGTACCTGAGGGTGATATCCGAAAATATCGCACCTCGTTCATTGTCAATGAGGATTTGAAACGATTAGGATGTTCTGGGCGATCAGGCATGACTCTGTCAGATCCAACTGAAGCAACGCAGCTCAAGTTCTTGCAGCTCTACAGGACGAGCGATCGAGTACCTGTTCCGCAAGCTGTAGTCGAACTCATCAAGCTTTGTCAAGTCACATTATACATGTTTGACAAGCTGGGGCACCAATACATCGATGGGCTGCTTTGCGACAAGACAGAAATGGCTATCAACAACTGGTGGATCGAAATTGGTGCTGAACACTATAATTTTGAGCCTACCGATGGCATATTAGGCCCCAGTACGGTAGCGGCATTACTGGGCATGTTCATGGGTGCTCGAAATCGTCTCCATTGGTACGGAGCCCCGGTGTCAAAGGATGTATTTGACCTCGAAAACACTAAGCGTGGTATTGGTCACTTCCAAAAATCACAAAAGCTCGAGAAGACGCGAAGGCTGGACCGTCAaactcttctcaagctctaCACTGTGtctgccaaggctgctgctggcgaaATTTGGGGTGTACAGAGGGCTGTGAAGTCAACACTGACAGAAGTCGGAGGTAAGAGGGGTGAGCTTGTAATGGGAATGGTGTCAGGAAAAGACAAAGGAGGACTGGCTGATATCGAGACACTCGACATTGGCACTTTTGCTAGCTTAGCATATGGCGAACGGGCCAAATGGCTCTGGCATGGCAAGCCTCGGAGAAGCGTCGCTGAGCTACCACATCACAGTCCAGAATTGAGCAGCGCGGTACCTtggaaagaggaagaagcgaATCCAAACCCGAAACGCGTACATTCAGCGCCTGCCGAGAACGAACTAGATGCGAAGCGACTGGACGAGACTCCTGATGTTTACTCGGGCCACCCACCTGGTTCCGCCGTTAGTGTCGCTGATGGATCAGGTGATAAGGAGGCTTCGCGGAAGAATATCTTCAAAGGTGTCGCTGGGAAAATGAACGACGCTAGGTCTGGTTTTGGACGTATCAAGGATGTCGTTGGGGGAGGCTTACGTGGTCACACCAGTCGACCTTCGGTTTCAACGAGAGATGACTTTTTAGAATCGGGCCCCAGAAGTTCAAGTCAGGGGCTCACACCAGGAATTACACAACCACCAGCGCCCACACAAGGAGTGGGCAGAGCCTTCACATGGAACAACAAACCGCAGGAGTATCTAGCCGCGATGAAACGAGCAGACGCGGAAGGGGCAGCAGGTTTCCCACAGCTTTCGCACTTTGCGTCCACCTCGACAGTTGACATTAAGCAGCCGGCCTCAGCTCCCGTGGAAGCACAAAAGCGCGAGCAAGATGGGGAGTTATTTGATATTGGGGTGGAAGTGCGTAAGGATGTGTTGTCTAAAGCACCCTCCGCTGTTGGAtctcttgttgatgagcatGACCTCCAAGGGCCTGTTCTGGATGCAGAACTCAATGATGATCTATCGAAAAGGGGGCTCTCGCGACGACACAGTATTCAGTTATCACAGTGCCCACACATGACCGTTCTCAACGAAAATCGTTGGCCACGACGAATGTCATTtggcgatgctgaagaggcaGTATTGCAGTGGGAACCCCTCATCGACGTGTCAGATGTAGCGGATGGTCTTGCCAATATCGAAGCCTTCAACGACCTAGCTCAGCATTTTAATCAATGCTTGGAGGAAATGAAGCACCGTATTGAGCCATGGGTCACGGAAAAGATCAGTGCAGTTGAGGCTCTCGATGAACGCTACGCAAAAGACAAGGACGAAATGCATGCACTCTACTACCAGCTGAACGAGGCATGCCAGCGTATACGTATAACTTCTCATGAGCTCCTTGCTGAGGAGCGGTCTCACCTCTTGGAGGGCCTTAAGGAGGTTGAGGCGCTCGTAGCTCGTCTCGACTATGAAATCAATGCTCTATTACAAAAAGTGGTCGATGTCGAAGATGGCATTGTTACTTTTGAGAGGCAGGTGGAGgatatggagaagagagctGAGGCTTTGAAGGCCGAGCTTGAGACCGAAGGGTGGCTTCACTGGATGTTCAGAACTGTCACGGGGATCGGGACAGGTCCAGATATTACAAGGTCGCCGTCTTGA
- a CDS encoding probable mitochondrial import inner membrane translocase subunit TIM10 yields MSFLGMGRPQPTSEQKIAAVESEMRMMADTYNRLQQSCQKKCVPNDYREGELNKGESVCLDRCTAKFLDTSMKVSEIMQQQGQALGGGQQAGGGMF; encoded by the exons ATGAGTTTCCTCGGAATGGGTCGACCTCAGCCTACATCGGAGCAAAAGATTGCTGCCGTTGAGAGCGAGATGCGCATGATGGCCGACACCTACAACCG TCTTCAGCAGTCTTGCCAGAAGAAGTGCGTTCCTAACGACTACCGTGAGGGTGAGCTCAACAAGGGCGAGTCCGTCTGCCTCGACCGCTGCACAGCCAAGTTCCTCGATACATCCATGAAGGTCAGCGAGATCATGCAGCAGCAGGGCCAGGCTCTCGGAGGCGGCCAGCAGGCCGGTGGTGGCATGTTCTAA